A genomic window from Streptococcus sanguinis includes:
- a CDS encoding DUF402 domain-containing protein → MKLPKEGDFITIQSYKHDGNLHRTWRDTMVLKTTENAIIGVNDHTLVTESDGRRWVTREPAIVYFHKKYWFNIIAMIRDNGTSYYCNLASPYYLDNEALKYIDYDLDVKVFADGEKRLLDVEEYERHKKQMHYSDDLDFILKENVKILVDWINNGRGPFSDAYVNIWYKRYVELKNR, encoded by the coding sequence ATGAAACTTCCAAAAGAAGGCGACTTTATTACAATTCAAAGTTATAAGCATGATGGGAATCTTCACCGCACCTGGCGAGATACCATGGTACTAAAGACAACAGAAAACGCCATTATTGGCGTTAATGACCACACACTGGTAACAGAAAGTGATGGTCGACGTTGGGTAACACGTGAACCAGCCATTGTCTATTTTCATAAAAAATACTGGTTTAATATCATTGCCATGATTCGAGACAATGGAACTTCATATTACTGCAACCTAGCCAGTCCTTACTATCTGGATAATGAAGCTCTAAAATACATTGACTATGATTTAGACGTCAAAGTCTTTGCTGATGGTGAAAAACGCCTCTTGGATGTAGAAGAATATGAACGCCACAAAAAACAGATGCACTATTCTGATGATTTGGATTTCATTCTCAAAGAAAATGTCAAAATCCTAGTTGATTGGATTAACAACGGAAGAGGTCCATTTTCAGATGCTTATGTCAATATTTGGTACAAACGTTATGTTGAACTAAAGAATCGATAA
- the recX gene encoding recombination regulator RecX gives MKITKIEKKKRLYLLELDDSEKLYITEDTIVRFMLSKGMEITEQELLEIQDYAQFSYGKNLALYHLSFKQRTAKEVKDYLTQHDIQPEIISQVLDNLKKDNWINDRKYANSFIQSNLLTSDKGAFVLKQKLSQKGISSTIIEEELNQFDFTELTDKVAEKLLKKNQGKLPSKALQDKILQSLINKGFSYSQAKTAYQHLKIEEDQENQQELLYKELDKQYRKYSKKYDGYDLKQRLIQALARKGYDFSDIASALREYL, from the coding sequence ATGAAAATCACAAAAATCGAAAAGAAAAAAAGACTCTACCTCTTGGAGTTGGACGACAGTGAAAAGCTCTATATCACAGAAGACACCATCGTTCGCTTCATGCTATCTAAAGGAATGGAAATCACAGAACAAGAGCTATTAGAAATTCAAGACTATGCCCAATTCTCCTACGGAAAAAATCTAGCCCTCTACCATCTCTCCTTCAAGCAAAGAACTGCCAAGGAAGTTAAAGACTACTTAACACAGCACGACATCCAACCAGAAATCATCAGCCAGGTCTTGGACAATCTAAAAAAGGATAATTGGATTAATGATAGAAAATATGCTAACTCTTTTATCCAATCCAACCTTCTCACTAGTGACAAAGGCGCTTTTGTTCTCAAGCAAAAACTCAGTCAAAAAGGGATTTCTAGCACTATCATAGAAGAAGAATTGAACCAGTTTGATTTTACTGAACTAACAGACAAGGTTGCCGAAAAGCTGCTCAAAAAGAACCAAGGAAAACTGCCCAGCAAGGCCTTACAAGATAAAATTCTCCAATCCCTGATAAACAAAGGTTTTTCATACAGCCAAGCCAAAACCGCCTATCAGCATTTGAAAATCGAAGAAGACCAAGAAAACCAGCAAGAACTGCTCTATAAAGAGCTAGACAAGCAATACCGCAAGTACTCAAAAAAGTACGATGGCTACGACCTAAAACAACGTTTAATCCAAGCTCTAGCCCGCAAAGGTTATGATTTCTCCGACATTGCCAGCGCCCTGAGAGAATATCTTTAA